A single region of the Gracilibacillus caseinilyticus genome encodes:
- the pcrA gene encoding DNA helicase PcrA → MSRMMNELLKGLNERQRQAVQHTEGPLLIMAGAGSGKTRVLTHRIAYLLDEKEVSPRNILAITFTNKAAREMKDRISGLVGPGGQDMWVSTFHSMCVRILRRDIDRIGYSRNFSILDSGDQLTVIKNIVKDKNIDAKKFEPRALLGTISSAKNELITPEKLAENVNNFYDRQVSEVFTEYQKRLRKNQALDFDDLIMQTIHLFQRVPEVLEYYQRRFQYIHVDEYQDTNHAQYSLVKQLAARFQNLCVVGDSDQSIYAWRGADITNILSFEKDYPSAKVVLLEQNYRSTKSILDAANQVIDNNTGRKPKKLWTENQNGNKIHYFEASTEREEGLIVAQRIESLLQEQKYTHKDVAILYRTNAQSRAIEETFMKANIPYQMVGGTKFYERKEIKDLLAYLRLIVNPDDDISFVRVVNVPKRGVGKTSMDKLQAYAAANDISLYTAVQEVDFVGVSAKAAKSLMGFGQMIKNWTQQQEFLTATDMVAEVIDKTGYEEMLHNERSIEAQTRLENIEEFKTVTKHFEETNEDKTLVSFLTDLALVSDIDRMDDDPTSEDSVTMMTLHAAKGLEFPVVFLIGMEESVFPHSRSMMDEEQMQEERRLAYVGITRAEEMLHVSHAKMRTLFGRTNMNPISRFINEIPEELLEGKESIEEAFFAPPKKNRISIQDQDLPFDKPKPQPKRQAIRNVNQTTGGEKAGWNVGDKADHKKWGRGTVVKVDGSDDALELDIAFPAPVGIKRLLAKFAPITKA, encoded by the coding sequence ATGAGCCGGATGATGAACGAATTATTAAAAGGATTGAACGAACGACAGCGTCAGGCTGTTCAGCATACAGAAGGACCATTATTAATTATGGCCGGTGCAGGAAGTGGAAAAACCCGAGTGTTAACGCATCGGATTGCTTATTTATTAGATGAGAAAGAAGTGTCGCCACGCAACATTTTAGCGATAACCTTTACCAACAAGGCAGCAAGGGAAATGAAGGATAGAATCTCCGGATTAGTCGGACCGGGTGGACAGGATATGTGGGTATCGACCTTCCACTCGATGTGTGTCCGGATTTTGCGAAGAGATATTGACCGGATTGGTTATAGCCGCAACTTTTCGATATTAGACAGTGGTGACCAGTTAACGGTTATTAAGAATATCGTCAAAGACAAAAATATCGATGCGAAGAAGTTTGAACCGCGCGCTCTTTTAGGAACGATCAGCAGCGCTAAGAATGAGCTGATTACCCCGGAGAAGCTCGCCGAGAATGTGAACAACTTCTATGATCGTCAGGTGTCAGAGGTATTTACCGAATACCAGAAACGCTTGCGCAAAAATCAGGCCCTCGATTTTGATGACTTAATTATGCAGACGATCCATCTGTTTCAACGGGTGCCGGAAGTGCTGGAGTATTACCAGCGCCGTTTTCAATACATTCATGTCGATGAGTATCAGGATACGAACCATGCCCAATATTCATTAGTGAAGCAACTGGCGGCAAGATTCCAGAACCTTTGTGTTGTAGGGGATTCCGATCAGTCGATCTACGCATGGCGTGGTGCAGATATTACCAACATTTTATCATTTGAAAAAGACTATCCGTCAGCAAAGGTTGTATTGTTAGAGCAGAATTACCGCTCCACGAAGTCGATACTGGATGCAGCCAATCAGGTTATCGACAACAATACCGGACGAAAGCCGAAGAAACTATGGACGGAAAACCAGAACGGCAACAAGATTCATTATTTCGAAGCGTCAACGGAACGGGAAGAAGGCTTAATTGTCGCGCAACGAATTGAATCATTGCTGCAGGAACAGAAATATACCCATAAAGATGTTGCGATTTTGTACCGTACTAATGCACAGTCACGTGCGATAGAGGAAACGTTTATGAAAGCCAATATTCCTTATCAGATGGTCGGAGGCACGAAGTTCTATGAACGTAAAGAGATCAAAGATTTACTTGCTTACTTACGATTAATCGTGAACCCGGATGATGACATCAGCTTCGTTCGTGTTGTTAATGTGCCAAAACGAGGTGTTGGAAAAACGTCGATGGATAAGCTGCAAGCCTATGCGGCAGCCAATGATATTTCGTTATACACTGCCGTACAGGAAGTTGATTTTGTCGGAGTCAGTGCGAAGGCTGCGAAATCATTAATGGGATTCGGTCAAATGATCAAAAACTGGACACAACAGCAGGAATTCTTGACAGCAACAGATATGGTTGCTGAAGTCATCGACAAAACGGGATACGAAGAAATGCTTCACAATGAACGTAGTATTGAGGCACAAACACGTTTAGAAAACATTGAAGAGTTCAAAACTGTAACCAAGCACTTTGAAGAAACGAACGAGGATAAAACACTTGTCAGTTTCTTGACTGATCTCGCATTGGTATCGGATATTGACCGAATGGATGATGACCCAACCTCAGAAGATAGTGTGACGATGATGACCTTACACGCTGCAAAAGGGCTGGAATTCCCGGTTGTCTTCTTAATTGGCATGGAGGAGAGTGTATTCCCGCACAGTCGTTCCATGATGGATGAAGAACAGATGCAGGAAGAGAGACGATTGGCATATGTTGGGATCACGAGAGCGGAAGAAATGCTCCATGTATCTCATGCGAAGATGCGTACATTATTCGGTCGCACCAATATGAATCCGATCAGTCGATTTATCAATGAAATTCCTGAAGAATTGTTAGAAGGAAAAGAATCTATCGAGGAAGCTTTCTTTGCTCCTCCTAAGAAAAATAGAATCTCCATTCAGGATCAGGATTTACCTTTTGATAAGCCAAAGCCGCAGCCGAAGCGACAAGCGATTCGCAATGTGAACCAAACAACCGGTGGTGAGAAAGCTGGCTGGAATGTTGGCGACAAGGCTGATCACAAAAAATGGGGACGAGGAACCGTAGTCAAAGTAGACGGCTCTGATGATGCATTAGAATTAGATATCGCTTTTCCTGCTCCAGTAGGTATCAAGCGACTGCTCGCTAAATTCGCGCCCATTACAAAGGCGTAA
- the gatA gene encoding Asp-tRNA(Asn)/Glu-tRNA(Gln) amidotransferase subunit GatA, whose protein sequence is MSLFDYTLKELQEKLHNKEITVSDLVSASYDRIKEVDDQVQAFLTLNEEEAQKQAKALDEALGADASILYGMPIGIKDNIVTKGLRTTCASQILDNLNDPLYDATVVTKLKEENTVNIGKLNMDEFAMGSSTENSSYAKTRNPWNTDYVPGGSSGGSAAAVAAGEVLFSLGSDTGGSIRQPAAFCGVVGMKPTYGLVSRFGLVAFASSLDQIGPITRNVQDNAHLLQAIVGHDKMDSTSANIEVPQYSDAFKEDVKGLRIAVPKEYLDEGVNPEVKEAVLAALKKYEELGATWEEVSLPHSKYAVAAYYLLASSEASANLARFDGVRYGVRTEKNVDMVDMFKHSRAEGFGDEVKRRIMLGTFALSSGYYDAYYKKSQKVRTLIKNDFEKIFAEYDVVIGPTTPTPAYKVGEKIDDPLTMYTDDVLTTPVNLAGLPGMSIPCGFSSDGLPIGLQIIGRHFDESMIYRVGYAYEQATDHHKKRPNLGGDQ, encoded by the coding sequence TTGTCACTATTTGATTATACATTAAAAGAATTACAAGAAAAATTACATAATAAAGAAATTACCGTAAGTGATCTTGTTTCTGCGTCATATGACAGAATCAAGGAAGTAGATGATCAAGTTCAAGCGTTTCTAACATTGAACGAAGAAGAAGCACAAAAACAAGCGAAAGCACTTGATGAAGCATTAGGTGCAGATGCATCGATTCTTTATGGTATGCCAATTGGTATCAAAGATAATATCGTAACGAAAGGCTTGCGTACAACTTGTGCCAGCCAAATTCTTGATAACCTCAATGATCCACTATATGATGCAACGGTTGTCACGAAATTAAAAGAAGAAAACACCGTAAACATCGGAAAATTAAACATGGATGAGTTCGCGATGGGTTCTTCTACTGAGAATTCAAGCTATGCTAAAACGAGAAACCCATGGAACACAGATTATGTACCGGGTGGTTCCAGTGGTGGTTCAGCAGCGGCAGTAGCAGCAGGGGAAGTTCTTTTCTCATTAGGTTCTGATACAGGTGGATCGATTCGTCAGCCGGCAGCGTTCTGTGGTGTTGTTGGAATGAAACCTACATATGGCCTTGTATCGCGTTTCGGACTTGTTGCCTTCGCCTCTTCTTTAGATCAAATCGGACCAATTACAAGAAATGTGCAAGACAACGCACATCTATTACAAGCAATCGTGGGTCACGACAAAATGGATTCAACGTCAGCCAACATTGAGGTGCCACAATACAGCGATGCCTTTAAAGAAGACGTCAAAGGCTTACGAATTGCGGTACCGAAAGAATATTTAGATGAAGGGGTTAACCCCGAAGTCAAAGAAGCTGTTCTAGCAGCATTAAAGAAATACGAAGAGCTTGGTGCAACATGGGAAGAAGTATCCTTGCCACACTCTAAATATGCGGTAGCAGCATATTACTTATTAGCATCTTCAGAAGCGAGTGCAAACTTAGCACGGTTTGATGGTGTCCGTTACGGTGTGCGTACTGAGAAAAATGTCGACATGGTCGATATGTTTAAGCATTCTCGTGCAGAAGGCTTCGGTGATGAAGTAAAACGCCGTATTATGCTTGGAACTTTTGCGTTAAGCTCTGGTTACTATGACGCTTATTATAAAAAATCGCAAAAAGTTCGTACGTTAATCAAAAATGACTTCGAGAAAATTTTTGCAGAGTATGATGTAGTAATTGGGCCAACAACTCCAACACCAGCGTACAAAGTCGGAGAAAAAATTGATGACCCATTAACAATGTATACCGATGACGTATTAACGACACCAGTCAATCTTGCGGGATTACCAGGTATGTCGATCCCTTGTGGATTCTCAAGTGATGGTCTGCCAATCGGACTGCAAATTATTGGACGACACTTTGACGAATCCATGATCTATCGTGTCGGCTATGCTTACGAGCAAGCGACAGATCACCATAAGAAACGTCCTAATTTAGGAGGTGACCAGTAA
- a CDS encoding diacylglycerol kinase — protein MKRARIIYNPTSGREAFKKELPEVLRRFEEAGYETSAHSTTCEGDAISAARKAVERQFDLIIAAGGDGTINEVIQGMAEQDNRPKLAIIPVGTTNDFARALSIPREILKAVNVILENQTRKLDIGKVNDHYFMNIAGAGKLTELTYDVPSKLKTMLGQLAYYLKGIELLLPALKPTKVQIEYDGKWFDDEIMLFLVSNSNSVGGFEKLAPDAKMDDGYFDLVILRKTNLAEFVRIASLATRGAHLDDKHIFYTKANRIKVHTEEKMQLNIDGEYGGLLPGEFENLYQHIEFFVSKEFIEKQDKIES, from the coding sequence ATGAAACGAGCACGCATTATCTATAATCCAACTTCTGGCCGCGAAGCGTTCAAAAAAGAACTACCAGAGGTTTTGCGGAGGTTTGAAGAAGCAGGATATGAGACATCAGCCCATTCGACAACATGTGAAGGTGATGCGATAAGTGCTGCTAGAAAAGCAGTGGAACGCCAATTTGACTTGATTATTGCTGCAGGTGGTGACGGAACCATTAATGAAGTAATTCAAGGTATGGCTGAACAGGATAATAGACCCAAATTAGCTATTATTCCAGTTGGGACAACCAATGATTTTGCCCGTGCATTAAGTATTCCACGTGAAATTCTAAAAGCTGTAAATGTAATACTGGAAAATCAGACCCGCAAGCTGGATATCGGAAAAGTGAACGATCACTATTTTATGAATATCGCTGGCGCTGGAAAGTTAACAGAATTAACGTACGATGTCCCTAGTAAATTAAAAACAATGCTTGGACAGCTCGCCTATTACTTGAAAGGCATTGAACTCTTATTGCCTGCTTTAAAACCAACCAAAGTACAAATTGAATATGACGGTAAATGGTTTGATGATGAAATCATGCTTTTTCTTGTGTCCAACAGTAATTCAGTCGGTGGCTTTGAAAAATTGGCGCCAGATGCAAAGATGGATGACGGTTATTTTGATTTAGTGATCCTTCGAAAAACCAACCTGGCTGAGTTTGTTCGAATAGCAAGTCTTGCAACAAGAGGTGCACATTTAGATGACAAGCATATCTTTTATACGAAAGCGAATCGCATCAAGGTGCACACAGAAGAAAAGATGCAGTTAAATATTGATGGCGAGTATGGTGGTCTGTTACCTGGTGAATTCGAAAACCTGTACCAGCACATTGAATTTTTTGTTTCAAAAGAATTTATCGAAAAACAAGATAAAATCGAATCGTAG
- the ligA gene encoding NAD-dependent DNA ligase LigA: MTKQEARQQLEALRDELNEYNYQYHVLDNPTVSDAEYDQKMKQLKSIEAEYPALVTADSPSQRVGGEPLDAFEKVTHRVPMLSLGNAFNEEDLRDFDRRVREGLATETVTYVCELKIDGLAISLRYQDGLFVQGATRGDGTTGEDITSNLKTIRSIPLRIKDASPIEVRGEAYMPQQSFLSMNEAREANDEEPFANPRNAAAGSLRQLDPKIAAKRNLDIFLYAVGEWESGSLETHSDRLEYLQQLGFKTNPEWRKCEGIDEVIQYVEAWVEKRANLSYDIDGIVIKADNLEAQEQLGFTAKSPRWAIAYKFPAEEAVTKLIDIELSVGRTGVVTPTAILEPVKVAGTTVQRASLHNEDLIQEKDIRIGDTVVIKKAGDIIPEVVRVVEDMRTDEQKPFTMPDTCPSCGDEVVRLEEEVALRCINPNCPAQLQEGLIHFVSRLAMNIEGLGEKVIEQLFQASYIHTIADLYRLEHDELLKLERMGEKSVQNLLTAIEQSKENSLERLLFGLGIRYVGSKAARTLAEHFETMDNLANATFEDLVAVDEIGDKMADSTVTYFADEKVKQLISELKQLGLNMSYKGAKASDAPSDSIFFGKTVVLTGKLEIFSRQEAKQRIEALGGNVTGSVSKKTDLLIAGEDAGSKMDKAKKLEIEIWDEAKLQEVLGEEA, from the coding sequence ATGACAAAGCAAGAAGCACGTCAACAACTAGAAGCATTGCGAGATGAATTGAACGAATATAACTACCAATATCATGTGCTGGATAACCCAACAGTGTCAGATGCGGAATATGATCAAAAAATGAAACAGTTAAAAAGTATTGAAGCGGAATATCCAGCGTTGGTCACAGCGGATTCCCCTTCGCAACGTGTTGGAGGAGAGCCGCTTGATGCCTTTGAAAAAGTTACGCATCGTGTTCCGATGTTAAGCTTAGGCAATGCATTTAACGAAGAAGACTTACGAGATTTTGACCGTCGTGTCCGAGAGGGCTTAGCAACCGAGACAGTCACATACGTTTGTGAATTGAAAATTGACGGTCTAGCTATTTCTTTACGTTATCAGGATGGACTATTTGTTCAGGGAGCGACACGAGGCGACGGAACGACCGGTGAGGATATTACCAGTAACTTAAAGACGATTAGAAGTATTCCCCTTCGAATCAAAGATGCTTCTCCGATTGAAGTGCGTGGTGAAGCCTATATGCCACAGCAATCTTTTTTATCAATGAACGAAGCACGTGAAGCAAATGATGAAGAACCATTTGCTAATCCGCGAAACGCTGCGGCAGGGTCCTTGCGTCAACTCGATCCGAAGATAGCAGCCAAGCGTAACCTCGATATCTTTTTGTATGCGGTAGGTGAATGGGAATCCGGTTCGTTAGAAACACATAGTGATCGTTTGGAATACTTACAGCAATTAGGGTTCAAGACCAATCCGGAATGGCGAAAATGCGAAGGAATCGATGAAGTCATCCAATATGTGGAAGCATGGGTCGAAAAACGTGCTAATCTTTCGTATGACATTGACGGCATTGTTATCAAAGCCGATAACCTCGAAGCACAGGAACAACTTGGTTTCACAGCGAAAAGTCCACGTTGGGCGATCGCTTATAAATTCCCGGCGGAAGAAGCTGTGACGAAGCTGATCGATATTGAACTTAGTGTCGGCAGAACCGGAGTGGTAACGCCAACCGCCATCCTTGAACCTGTGAAAGTAGCGGGAACAACGGTGCAGCGGGCATCGCTCCATAATGAAGATTTAATCCAAGAAAAAGACATTCGTATTGGCGATACAGTAGTGATTAAAAAAGCTGGCGACATCATCCCGGAAGTAGTACGAGTTGTCGAAGATATGCGTACGGATGAACAAAAACCTTTTACCATGCCGGATACCTGTCCTTCATGTGGAGATGAAGTCGTCCGATTGGAAGAAGAAGTCGCATTGCGCTGTATTAATCCTAACTGCCCGGCACAGCTGCAGGAAGGCTTGATACACTTTGTATCGAGACTTGCGATGAATATAGAAGGACTAGGAGAAAAAGTGATCGAGCAATTGTTCCAGGCATCCTACATCCACACAATAGCCGATTTATATCGTCTAGAGCACGACGAATTGTTAAAGCTGGAGAGGATGGGTGAGAAATCCGTACAGAACCTGCTCACAGCCATTGAACAATCAAAAGAGAATTCGCTTGAACGCTTGTTATTTGGACTTGGGATTCGTTATGTTGGATCGAAAGCAGCCAGAACATTGGCAGAGCATTTTGAAACGATGGATAATCTCGCGAATGCAACTTTTGAAGATTTGGTTGCTGTCGATGAAATTGGGGACAAGATGGCAGATTCGACTGTGACGTATTTTGCGGATGAAAAAGTAAAGCAGCTTATCAGTGAATTGAAGCAACTCGGTTTAAATATGTCTTATAAAGGTGCGAAAGCAAGCGATGCACCGTCTGACAGTATTTTTTTTGGTAAGACCGTTGTGCTTACCGGTAAATTAGAAATCTTCTCCAGACAAGAAGCAAAACAGCGCATTGAAGCATTAGGTGGAAATGTAACAGGAAGTGTAAGTAAAAAAACAGATCTGCTCATCGCAGGAGAAGATGCCGGTTCCAAGATGGATAAGGCTAAGAAGTTGGAAATAGAGATTTGGGATGAAGCGAAATTGCAAGAAGTACTAGGGGAGGAAGCATGA
- the gatC gene encoding Asp-tRNA(Asn)/Glu-tRNA(Gln) amidotransferase subunit GatC, with amino-acid sequence MGEISKEQVKHVANLARLALTDEEVETFTKQLGDIINYAELINELDTDNVEPTTHVLDLKNVMRKDEPKEWITKEEALKNAPDQKDGQFRVPSILE; translated from the coding sequence ATGGGAGAGATTTCAAAAGAACAAGTAAAGCATGTGGCAAATCTAGCACGTCTAGCTTTGACAGATGAAGAAGTAGAAACATTCACAAAGCAGCTTGGAGACATAATCAATTACGCTGAATTAATTAATGAATTGGATACGGATAACGTAGAGCCAACGACACACGTACTTGATTTGAAGAATGTTATGCGTAAGGACGAGCCTAAAGAATGGATTACGAAAGAAGAAGCATTGAAGAATGCACCAGATCAAAAAGATGGTCAATTCCGCGTACCATCAATTCTAGAATAA
- a CDS encoding CamS family sex pheromone protein: MMKQTVVSLLIVVLILAGCAPNFEGEQEETVVDDSKDESTEESAIIPKHNLSDETYRVLIDSNLSKARGVITNQISNRLDIDELEEGLRRHSKEVYDPETYYFQEGQYLTDDILYNWLTRYDENDQPNGLNPELTQEEDQSAEEAEKDSPKYLSHILEQNYMKKSEDDVVELAGISIGIAMKSVYRFRIQQDDGTYSPYYEKEISETEMMKEAKSIAGEVVQRLRQMEGLGNVPIRLAVYREADQNSLVPGNFVATANVAGDSSSVGDWEDVQEEHVLFPSNYGENTYPDVSATLVDFEADVANYFPNYVSVIGKGFFQNGELRKLTVEIPVSFYGKAELIGFTQYVYGLVLNGFPDDYNVEINITSGDNQEALIVRDAGEEEGFVHIYD; encoded by the coding sequence ATGATGAAGCAGACAGTCGTTAGCCTCTTAATTGTTGTCTTGATCCTGGCGGGTTGTGCACCGAATTTCGAGGGGGAGCAGGAGGAAACAGTTGTAGATGATAGTAAGGATGAATCAACAGAGGAATCTGCTATTATTCCAAAGCATAATCTGTCTGATGAAACCTATCGTGTTTTAATTGACTCTAATCTAAGTAAAGCACGTGGCGTTATCACCAATCAAATTTCGAACCGGCTGGATATTGATGAATTGGAGGAAGGACTGCGACGTCACTCTAAGGAAGTCTACGATCCAGAAACTTATTATTTTCAAGAAGGTCAATACTTAACGGATGATATTTTGTATAATTGGTTAACCCGCTATGATGAGAATGATCAGCCAAATGGCTTAAATCCTGAACTTACCCAAGAAGAAGATCAATCGGCAGAGGAAGCAGAAAAGGACAGCCCGAAATACCTTTCGCATATTTTAGAGCAAAATTATATGAAGAAGTCGGAAGATGATGTGGTTGAGCTTGCTGGTATCTCGATCGGAATAGCGATGAAGTCCGTTTATCGCTTTCGTATACAGCAAGATGATGGAACCTATTCCCCGTACTACGAGAAAGAAATATCAGAAACAGAGATGATGAAAGAAGCGAAATCCATTGCAGGAGAAGTCGTGCAAAGACTGCGTCAAATGGAAGGACTCGGCAATGTTCCTATTCGTCTGGCGGTTTATCGCGAAGCGGACCAAAACTCACTCGTACCGGGTAATTTTGTCGCGACTGCGAATGTAGCGGGTGACAGCTCCTCAGTTGGTGACTGGGAGGATGTACAAGAAGAGCATGTCCTATTCCCATCGAATTATGGAGAGAACACCTATCCAGATGTTTCGGCAACACTGGTGGACTTTGAAGCGGATGTCGCGAACTATTTCCCGAATTATGTAAGTGTTATTGGTAAAGGATTCTTCCAGAATGGTGAGCTTCGTAAATTGACAGTGGAAATACCAGTATCGTTTTATGGTAAAGCAGAATTAATAGGATTTACGCAATATGTTTATGGATTAGTATTGAACGGTTTCCCTGATGATTATAATGTCGAAATCAACATCACTTCTGGTGATAACCAGGAAGCGTTAATTGTCAGAGATGCTGGAGAAGAAGAAGGTTTTGTCCATATCTACGACTAA
- the gatB gene encoding Asp-tRNA(Asn)/Glu-tRNA(Gln) amidotransferase subunit GatB, which produces MTNFETVIGLEVHVELKTASKIFSPAPNAFGSEPNANVNPIDLGYPGVLPVLNEEAVNYAMKASMAINCDIATNTKFDRKNYFYPDNPKAYQISQFDQPIGENGWIDIEVNGEKKRIGITRLHLEEDAGKLTHGEDGYSTVDYNRQGTPLVEIVSEPDIRTPEEAYAYLEKLKNIIQYTGVSDCKMEEGSLRCDANISIRPVGQEEFGTKTELKNLNSFSFVQKGLEFEEKRQREVLLNGGEILQETRRYDEQKKETILMRVKEGSDDYRYFPEPDLVPLYIDDAWKERIRAEIPELPDARRIRYVEDLDLPAYDAAVLTSTKEMSDFFEAAIEAGADTKQASNWLMGEVSAYMNKQQVEIHDLKMTPAALAKMIQLIEDGTISSKMAKKVFAELVENGGDPEKIVKEKGLVQISDEGQLREIIVGILDQNEQSIIDFKNGKDKALGFLVGQTMKATKGQANPPMVNKIIMEEMDKR; this is translated from the coding sequence ATGACAAATTTTGAAACAGTTATTGGTTTAGAAGTACACGTTGAATTAAAAACGGCATCTAAAATTTTTAGTCCCGCTCCTAATGCGTTTGGTTCAGAGCCGAACGCTAACGTGAACCCGATCGACTTAGGGTATCCAGGGGTACTGCCTGTATTAAATGAAGAAGCAGTAAATTATGCAATGAAAGCCTCCATGGCAATTAACTGTGATATTGCAACAAATACGAAATTTGATCGTAAAAACTATTTCTATCCAGATAATCCGAAAGCTTACCAAATTTCGCAATTTGATCAGCCAATTGGTGAGAATGGCTGGATTGATATTGAAGTGAACGGTGAGAAGAAACGAATCGGCATTACGCGTCTGCACCTCGAAGAAGATGCGGGTAAACTGACACATGGTGAAGATGGGTACTCCACTGTCGATTATAACCGTCAAGGTACACCACTTGTAGAAATTGTGTCAGAGCCAGACATTCGTACACCTGAAGAAGCCTATGCATATTTGGAAAAGTTAAAAAATATCATTCAGTACACAGGGGTTTCGGACTGTAAGATGGAGGAAGGCTCTCTACGTTGTGATGCTAATATCTCCATTCGTCCAGTTGGTCAGGAAGAATTCGGTACAAAGACGGAATTAAAGAACTTAAACTCCTTCTCTTTTGTACAAAAAGGGTTAGAATTTGAAGAGAAACGTCAACGTGAAGTATTGCTAAATGGCGGCGAAATTCTTCAGGAAACACGCCGTTATGACGAACAAAAGAAAGAAACGATTCTTATGCGTGTCAAGGAAGGTTCTGACGATTACCGTTACTTCCCAGAGCCAGATTTAGTACCACTGTACATTGATGATGCCTGGAAGGAACGCATTCGTGCTGAAATCCCAGAGCTTCCAGACGCTCGCCGCATCCGTTATGTAGAAGATCTTGATCTTCCTGCATATGATGCAGCTGTTTTAACAAGTACAAAAGAAATGTCGGATTTCTTTGAAGCGGCAATTGAAGCAGGAGCAGATACGAAGCAAGCATCGAACTGGTTAATGGGTGAAGTGTCTGCCTATATGAACAAACAACAAGTCGAAATCCATGACTTGAAAATGACGCCAGCAGCTCTAGCGAAAATGATTCAGCTTATCGAGGATGGCACGATTTCTTCTAAGATGGCGAAAAAAGTTTTTGCTGAGCTAGTAGAAAATGGTGGCGATCCAGAAAAAATTGTCAAAGAAAAAGGACTTGTCCAAATCTCTGATGAAGGTCAATTACGCGAAATCATTGTTGGCATTCTTGATCAAAACGAACAATCCATCATCGATTTCAAAAATGGTAAAGACAAAGCACTTGGCTTCCTTGTCGGTCAAACAATGAAAGCAACCAAAGGACAAGCAAACCCGCCAATGGTAAACAAAATTATCATGGAAGAAATGGATAAGAGATAA
- a CDS encoding heptaprenylglyceryl phosphate synthase yields MYNMDEWKHIFKLDPAKEISGDMIDKLCESGTDAIIVGGTDDVTLDGVLQLLSRIRRHTVPVILEISNIESVTPGYDYYFVPMVLNSQQKKWMIDVQHEAVVEYGDVISWDEMFAEGYCIMNPESKVYQHADCKLPTDDEAIGYARMSEHLLKLPFFYLEYSGTYGDPALVKAIQNELQDTKLIYGGGIETKEQAAEMTEFADIIVVGNVIYDNPKEALKTVKATK; encoded by the coding sequence GTGTATAATATGGACGAATGGAAGCATATTTTCAAGCTCGATCCAGCGAAAGAAATTTCAGGAGATATGATAGATAAACTGTGTGAATCAGGGACGGATGCCATCATCGTTGGTGGAACAGACGACGTTACATTGGATGGTGTCTTGCAGCTGTTAAGCCGAATACGCCGTCATACGGTACCAGTGATTTTGGAAATCTCCAATATTGAATCGGTCACACCAGGCTATGATTATTATTTTGTTCCGATGGTATTGAACAGTCAGCAGAAGAAATGGATGATTGATGTACAACATGAAGCGGTTGTCGAGTATGGTGATGTGATCAGCTGGGATGAGATGTTTGCGGAAGGCTACTGTATTATGAACCCCGAATCTAAAGTCTACCAGCATGCCGATTGTAAGTTGCCAACTGATGACGAAGCAATTGGTTATGCGAGAATGTCGGAGCATTTGCTAAAGTTACCATTTTTTTATTTAGAATACAGCGGTACATATGGAGATCCCGCACTTGTAAAAGCGATTCAAAATGAACTTCAGGATACGAAGCTGATTTACGGCGGAGGCATTGAAACAAAGGAACAAGCAGCCGAGATGACTGAATTTGCAGATATAATTGTTGTCGGCAATGTGATTTATGACAACCCGAAAGAAGCTTTAAAAACAGTAAAAGCAACAAAGTAA